From Chitinivibrionales bacterium, a single genomic window includes:
- the tuf gene encoding elongation factor Tu (EF-Tu; promotes GTP-dependent binding of aminoacyl-tRNA to the A-site of ribosomes during protein biosynthesis; when the tRNA anticodon matches the mRNA codon, GTP hydrolysis results; the inactive EF-Tu-GDP leaves the ribosome and release of GDP is promoted by elongation factor Ts; many prokaryotes have two copies of the gene encoding EF-Tu), with amino-acid sequence MAKEKFDRSKVHVNVGTIGHVDHGKTTLTAAITMRQASKGYSEIRSF; translated from the coding sequence ATGGCGAAGGAAAAATTTGATCGATCGAAGGTGCATGTTAATGTGGGTACTATTGGTCATGTTGACCATGGTAAGACGACATTAACGGCAGCGATCACGATGCGTCAGGCGTCAAAGGGGTATTCGGAGATACGGTCCTTT
- a CDS encoding ATP-dependent Clp protease proteolytic subunit: MSSKESEWLEMMKKMMVGSDIQEKMLSRREIFLWGPVDDESAKDIVQKILYFDGEKKEDIKMYINSPGGVISSGLAILDAMNYARSDISTICMGQAASMGAVLLCAGTKGKRLAWQSARVLIHQPLLSGNIFGPASDIQIQAEEMLRIRKNLNGILAEKTGQPLSKIEEDTDRDYFMSSEEAKKYGLIDNVI, translated from the coding sequence ATGAGTTCCAAAGAAAGTGAATGGCTGGAAATGATGAAAAAGATGATGGTTGGAAGTGATATACAGGAGAAAATGCTGAGCCGGCGGGAAATATTCCTGTGGGGACCGGTGGATGATGAAAGTGCAAAGGATATTGTTCAGAAGATTCTTTATTTTGACGGTGAGAAGAAGGAAGATATTAAAATGTATATCAACAGTCCCGGCGGTGTGATTTCATCGGGGCTGGCCATACTCGATGCAATGAATTATGCCAGATCGGATATCAGTACGATCTGTATGGGCCAGGCAGCAAGTATGGGGGCGGTACTTCTCTGCGCGGGAACAAAAGGAAAACGTCTTGCGTGGCAGAGCGCTCGGGTGCTGATTCATCAGCCCCTGCTTTCGGGCAATATTTTCGGGCCAGCATCGGATATACAGATTCAGGCTGAAGAAATGCTGCGAATCAGAAAGAACCTCAATGGTATTCTTGCCGAAAAAACCGGGCAGCCGCTTTCGAAGATCGAAGAGGATACCGACCGAGATTATTTCATGTCATCGGAGGAAGCAAAGAAGTACGGTCTGATCGATAATGTCATTTAA
- a CDS encoding cysteine--tRNA ligase → MEKKLYLYNTATRQKDLFTPSGETVGLYCCGPTVYNYAHIGNLRTYIFEDVLKRALLSCGVTLKHVVNITDVGHLTSDADTGEDKMEKGAKREKKTVWEIAQHYTEKFKENIDDLNILDADLWPRATEHIGEMIGLVKALEEKGFTYRTADGIYFDTSKFPSYGDFAGIDAASLDAGMRVDMGEKKNPTDFALWKLSPPGVKRQMEWESPWGTGFPGWHIECSAMSIKYLGQPVDIHCGGADHIRVHHTNEIAQVEAATGKKYVNYWLHGEFLVVDKGKMAKSGNNFLTLDVIKEKGISPLAYRMFCFTAHYRSPLTFTMDGLQASAQSLKNLKKIIASQELMQSEGDPEKARELIAPFFDAVYDDLNVPRALSVVWEIAKDTAIDRAAKKSALQEMDTILGLDLFESGPDENILEFTSESGKKMRFISAGKIDEAAAGETAAKIEQRAQARREKDFATADRLRDEIAQSGIVVRDMPDGSTECVIREKRQ, encoded by the coding sequence GTGGAAAAGAAACTATACCTTTATAACACTGCAACCCGCCAAAAGGATCTGTTTACGCCCTCGGGTGAAACGGTCGGGCTCTACTGCTGTGGTCCTACTGTCTATAATTATGCCCATATCGGTAACTTGCGGACCTATATTTTCGAGGATGTTCTGAAACGTGCGCTTCTCTCCTGTGGCGTTACCCTCAAGCATGTGGTGAATATCACCGATGTCGGTCATCTTACCTCCGATGCCGATACCGGAGAAGACAAAATGGAGAAGGGGGCAAAGCGGGAGAAGAAAACGGTCTGGGAGATTGCACAGCATTATACCGAAAAGTTCAAAGAAAATATCGACGATTTGAATATTCTCGATGCCGATCTCTGGCCCCGGGCTACCGAGCATATTGGAGAAATGATCGGTCTGGTTAAGGCTCTTGAAGAGAAGGGCTTTACCTACCGAACCGCCGATGGAATCTATTTCGATACCTCGAAGTTTCCTTCCTATGGTGATTTTGCGGGGATTGATGCCGCGAGTCTGGATGCTGGAATGCGGGTTGATATGGGAGAGAAAAAAAATCCCACCGATTTTGCGCTCTGGAAATTATCTCCTCCGGGAGTAAAACGTCAGATGGAATGGGAGAGTCCCTGGGGTACCGGTTTTCCCGGATGGCATATCGAATGTTCGGCCATGTCGATTAAATATCTGGGCCAGCCGGTCGATATCCATTGCGGCGGTGCCGATCATATCCGGGTTCACCATACCAATGAGATCGCTCAGGTTGAGGCTGCTACCGGAAAAAAGTATGTCAATTACTGGCTCCACGGCGAGTTTCTTGTTGTCGATAAGGGGAAGATGGCCAAATCCGGGAACAATTTTCTTACGCTCGATGTAATAAAGGAAAAGGGGATATCGCCCCTTGCCTACCGGATGTTCTGTTTTACCGCCCACTATCGGAGTCCTTTGACTTTTACCATGGATGGTCTTCAGGCATCGGCACAGAGCTTGAAAAATCTGAAAAAGATCATTGCTTCCCAGGAGCTTATGCAAAGCGAGGGCGATCCGGAAAAAGCACGGGAGCTTATAGCGCCCTTTTTCGATGCGGTGTATGATGATCTCAATGTTCCCCGTGCACTCAGTGTGGTATGGGAGATTGCAAAGGATACTGCAATCGACCGGGCGGCAAAGAAGAGTGCCCTGCAGGAGATGGATACGATTTTAGGCCTCGATCTGTTCGAATCCGGCCCTGATGAAAATATTTTGGAGTTTACTTCGGAATCAGGTAAGAAAATGCGGTTTATTTCTGCGGGGAAAATCGATGAAGCTGCGGCGGGGGAGACTGCCGCAAAGATAGAGCAGCGTGCACAGGCGCGGCGGGAAAAGGATTTTGCCACCGCCGATCGGCTGAGAGATGAAATCGCTCAATCTGGAATTGTTGTCCGGGATATGCCCGATGGGTCCACCGAATGTGTGATCCGGGAAAAGAGACAATAG
- a CDS encoding phosphoribosylformylglycinamidine cyclo-ligase — protein sequence MSAQSLKYSDAGVDIGAWNAAKGRIGELVKKTYTPNVIGKFGQFGGLFNIAWAKNMEKPVLVSSIDGVGTKLKIAFEMNIHDTVGEDIVNHCINDILVLGAQPMFFLDYLGTGKLEPDVAAKIVEGLSRACQAAGCALIGGETAEMPGFYAQGEYDLAGCIVGVVDEKNVVDGSAIKSGDLVIGFRSNGLHTNGYSLARKIVTEVAGKSFQDSWEPSGVPFGKELLRPHRSYLPVLKLIRERIVKGCAHITGGGFTDNIDRILPDTCDAHIQTKSWTPDPIFTWIQKTGGVEDKEMYKTFNMGVGLIVVVDPKNRDRILQAEDFQSFGPVEIGKITGGSGAVAMEFGK from the coding sequence ATGAGCGCTCAGTCTTTAAAATACTCTGATGCAGGAGTCGATATCGGCGCCTGGAATGCTGCAAAGGGCAGGATAGGTGAGCTTGTTAAAAAAACATATACTCCCAATGTGATTGGTAAATTCGGCCAGTTCGGTGGGCTGTTTAATATCGCCTGGGCCAAAAATATGGAGAAACCGGTACTGGTGTCGTCCATTGACGGTGTCGGAACCAAACTGAAGATCGCCTTTGAAATGAATATTCACGACACGGTAGGAGAGGATATTGTCAATCACTGTATCAACGATATTCTTGTGCTCGGTGCTCAGCCCATGTTTTTTCTCGACTATCTTGGTACCGGGAAGCTCGAGCCTGATGTTGCGGCAAAGATTGTAGAAGGTCTTTCCCGCGCCTGTCAGGCTGCGGGATGTGCCCTGATTGGGGGAGAAACTGCGGAAATGCCCGGGTTTTATGCTCAGGGTGAGTATGATCTTGCCGGATGCATTGTCGGGGTGGTGGATGAAAAAAATGTTGTTGACGGTTCTGCGATAAAATCGGGTGATCTCGTGATCGGGTTTCGCTCCAACGGCCTCCATACAAACGGCTACAGCCTTGCCCGGAAAATTGTCACCGAGGTAGCCGGCAAGTCATTTCAGGATTCCTGGGAGCCTTCCGGTGTACCGTTCGGCAAAGAGCTGCTTCGTCCTCACCGTTCCTACCTGCCGGTTTTGAAACTGATACGGGAGCGGATTGTTAAAGGGTGTGCCCATATTACCGGCGGTGGTTTTACCGACAATATCGACCGGATTCTTCCGGATACCTGTGATGCGCATATTCAGACAAAGAGCTGGACTCCGGATCCGATTTTTACCTGGATTCAGAAAACCGGTGGGGTAGAAGATAAAGAGATGTACAAAACATTCAATATGGGTGTCGGTTTGATTGTTGTAGTCGACCCGAAAAACAGAGACCGGATTTTACAGGCTGAAGATTTCCAGTCTTTCGGCCCGGTTGAAATTGGTAAAATCACCGGAGGGTCTGGTGCGGTAGCCATGGAGTTTGGAAAGTAG
- the rsmI gene encoding 16S rRNA (cytidine(1402)-2'-O)-methyltransferase yields MPTLYIIATPIGNMEDITCRALRILGEVGGLACEDTRRTRRVYERYSIDMPSKVFSYHEHNEDRAGARILDVLNQGENVALCSNAGYPGISDPGYRIIRSVIESEHNLEVIPGANAVELALLYSGLPTSSYTFKGFPPRKRGALVRFLEMEKDSPHTLIFYESPYRVGKFLSCALETLGNRHAAVCIEMTKKFERIKRGPLSQLHTEFDGVTVKGEVTIVVAGNNPKFINKPVE; encoded by the coding sequence ATGCCAACGCTCTACATCATAGCCACACCAATCGGTAACATGGAAGACATCACCTGCCGTGCGCTCCGGATACTGGGTGAGGTCGGCGGGCTTGCCTGTGAAGATACCCGACGGACACGGCGTGTTTACGAGCGGTATAGTATCGATATGCCTTCGAAGGTGTTTTCCTATCACGAGCACAATGAAGACCGGGCCGGAGCACGGATTCTTGACGTACTGAATCAGGGGGAGAATGTGGCGCTCTGTTCCAATGCCGGGTATCCCGGGATCAGCGATCCGGGGTACAGGATTATCAGGAGTGTTATTGAAAGCGAGCATAACCTCGAGGTAATTCCCGGAGCCAACGCGGTCGAACTTGCCCTTCTTTACTCCGGCCTGCCAACATCATCCTATACATTCAAGGGATTTCCCCCGAGAAAACGGGGGGCCCTGGTCAGGTTTCTTGAGATGGAAAAGGACTCTCCCCATACTCTGATTTTTTATGAATCTCCTTACCGGGTCGGCAAGTTCCTGTCGTGTGCACTCGAAACCCTGGGAAACCGCCACGCTGCAGTCTGTATCGAAATGACAAAGAAATTCGAACGAATAAAACGGGGTCCGCTCTCACAGCTCCACACCGAATTTGATGGTGTTACCGTTAAAGGCGAAGTCACAATCGTTGTTGCGGGAAACAATCCCAAATTTATCAATAAACCGGTGGAGTAG
- a CDS encoding proline--tRNA ligase — protein MAKQKRTAITPTRGEDYPEWYQQVIRAADLAENSPVRGCMVIKPWGYSIWENMQKVLDGKFKATGHRNAYFPLFIPKSFLEKEAEHVEGFAKECAVVTHHRLEKGPEGGLVPAGELEEPLVVRPTSETIIGAMFAKWVQSYRDLPLLINQWANVVRWELRTRLFLRTAEFLWQEGHTAHATREEAEEETRTMLDVYADFAENYMALPVIKGEKTAAERFPGAIATYCIEAMMQDRKALQAGTSHFLGQNFSKAQGITYLGAEEKEEFAWTTSWGVSTRLIGGLIMAHSDDNGLILPPRLAPAQVAILPVIHKEERKAQVMEYCESLAREIEAVLYNGEPVRVEIDTRDVRGGEKTWSWVKKGVPLWLEIGPRDIESGAVFLARRDKERWGKTSMPRAEFIQKLPSLLEEMQTGLFTRALEYRTNNMVRIDDRREFYDFFTPKNPDKPEIHGGFALSHWSGDAEVEAQVQNDLGVTIRCIPLDAEKEEGHCIISGKPSKQRVVFAKAY, from the coding sequence ATGGCAAAGCAGAAGCGAACTGCAATAACCCCGACCCGTGGTGAAGATTATCCCGAATGGTATCAGCAGGTGATCAGGGCCGCCGATCTTGCGGAGAATTCACCGGTCCGTGGATGCATGGTGATCAAGCCCTGGGGCTACAGTATCTGGGAGAACATGCAGAAGGTCCTTGACGGTAAGTTCAAGGCGACGGGGCACCGGAACGCCTATTTCCCGCTTTTTATTCCCAAGAGCTTTTTGGAAAAGGAAGCTGAACATGTCGAGGGCTTTGCCAAGGAGTGTGCGGTAGTAACGCACCACCGGCTTGAGAAGGGCCCCGAGGGCGGGCTGGTTCCTGCGGGTGAGCTCGAAGAACCCCTGGTGGTCCGTCCGACCTCCGAAACGATTATCGGTGCCATGTTTGCAAAGTGGGTACAATCCTACCGGGACCTTCCCTTGCTGATCAACCAGTGGGCAAATGTTGTCAGGTGGGAGCTCCGGACCCGTCTCTTTCTGCGCACGGCCGAGTTTTTATGGCAGGAGGGGCATACCGCTCATGCTACCAGGGAAGAGGCCGAGGAAGAAACTCGTACCATGCTCGATGTCTATGCCGATTTCGCAGAGAATTACATGGCTCTACCGGTTATTAAGGGTGAAAAAACCGCGGCCGAGCGGTTTCCCGGAGCCATAGCGACCTATTGTATCGAGGCGATGATGCAGGACCGGAAGGCTCTGCAGGCCGGGACCTCGCATTTTCTGGGACAGAATTTCTCAAAAGCCCAGGGGATCACCTACCTGGGCGCTGAAGAAAAAGAAGAATTCGCCTGGACCACTTCGTGGGGAGTCTCAACACGGCTGATCGGCGGATTGATTATGGCGCACAGCGACGATAACGGGCTGATCCTCCCGCCCCGCCTTGCACCAGCACAGGTGGCAATCCTTCCGGTGATTCACAAAGAGGAGAGAAAGGCGCAGGTGATGGAATATTGCGAAAGCCTGGCGCGGGAAATCGAAGCGGTCTTGTATAATGGAGAACCGGTACGGGTTGAAATTGACACCAGGGATGTACGAGGCGGTGAAAAAACCTGGAGCTGGGTTAAAAAAGGCGTGCCCCTCTGGCTCGAAATCGGCCCTCGGGATATCGAATCCGGCGCCGTGTTTCTGGCTCGGCGGGATAAGGAACGGTGGGGAAAAACCTCCATGCCCCGGGCGGAGTTCATACAAAAGCTTCCCTCCCTGCTCGAAGAAATGCAAACCGGTCTCTTTACCCGTGCACTGGAATATCGAACCAATAATATGGTGCGTATCGATGACCGCCGGGAATTCTATGACTTTTTCACACCCAAAAATCCAGACAAACCGGAAATTCACGGAGGCTTTGCGCTTTCCCACTGGAGCGGCGATGCCGAAGTTGAGGCTCAGGTTCAGAACGATCTTGGAGTCACTATCCGCTGTATCCCGCTCGATGCGGAAAAGGAAGAGGGACACTGTATAATCAGCGGCAAACCAAGTAAACAACGGGTGGTCTTTGCAAAAGCATACTAA
- a CDS encoding Nif3-like dinuclear metal center hexameric protein — MIQRDSLVSFLNEYLEVGSIGDYSWNGLQVEGTAQVEKVVCAVDSGIETFAAGRDAGADFIIVHHGLFWKKNDPRIIGWAKKRIEILLKNDLSLYACHLPLDRHVVVGNNARLLAILDATITAPFSPMEGNNIGWIGEVKESRSFESIVGRLEKALLSKCTSLAFGRRDIRTIAAVSGGGGMGCFNDALAAGVDCYITGEETEVYHIAKDAGMNVIFAGHHASETVGVKALADIVKKECKVEAEFIDIPTGL; from the coding sequence ATGATACAACGGGATTCCCTGGTCTCTTTTTTGAACGAGTATCTGGAAGTCGGCTCCATTGGCGATTACAGCTGGAACGGTCTTCAGGTGGAGGGTACCGCCCAGGTCGAGAAGGTTGTGTGTGCGGTTGACAGTGGAATCGAGACCTTTGCGGCCGGCCGTGATGCCGGTGCCGATTTCATTATCGTTCACCATGGGTTATTCTGGAAAAAGAACGATCCCCGCATAATCGGATGGGCAAAGAAACGAATTGAAATCCTCCTGAAAAACGACCTGTCTCTTTACGCATGCCATCTCCCTCTCGATCGTCATGTGGTTGTGGGCAACAACGCCCGGCTTCTTGCTATCCTTGATGCAACCATTACCGCACCTTTCTCTCCCATGGAGGGCAACAATATCGGATGGATCGGTGAGGTGAAAGAGTCGCGGTCTTTTGAAAGCATTGTCGGGCGGCTTGAAAAGGCACTGTTGAGCAAATGCACAAGCCTTGCCTTCGGGAGACGTGATATCCGTACGATCGCCGCAGTCAGCGGTGGTGGAGGGATGGGCTGTTTTAATGATGCCCTTGCTGCAGGAGTCGATTGTTATATTACCGGTGAAGAGACCGAGGTGTATCATATTGCAAAGGATGCCGGCATGAATGTCATTTTTGCCGGACACCATGCAAGCGAAACCGTCGGGGTGAAAGCCCTGGCCGATATTGTTAAAAAAGAATGTAAGGTAGAAGCCGAGTTCATCGATATCCCGACCGGCCTCTAA
- a CDS encoding MerR family transcriptional regulator, protein MNPQIPQRPFLKASEVARIFNVNHSTVFLWVRKGILRPNKTLGGNFRFSRDHIVKLWEKKGEGSQIRNKRKEKVHHDGFVVSLKMNDNTKVTYYSAIITDMSPQGLDLIIENKNGLKDQLAQDKVKEVAILNYQNPLFKEKLTGTIKHYDVFDDGRITMGVSLS, encoded by the coding sequence ATGAATCCACAGATTCCTCAAAGACCATTTCTTAAAGCTTCAGAAGTCGCCCGGATATTTAATGTTAATCACTCCACTGTTTTTTTGTGGGTCAGAAAGGGGATTTTACGTCCCAACAAGACATTGGGAGGAAATTTCCGCTTTTCCCGTGATCATATCGTGAAACTCTGGGAAAAGAAGGGGGAGGGATCGCAGATTCGCAACAAACGGAAAGAGAAAGTGCATCACGACGGTTTTGTTGTCTCGCTGAAAATGAATGACAACACAAAGGTAACCTATTATTCGGCCATCATTACCGATATGAGTCCCCAAGGGCTTGACCTCATTATTGAAAACAAAAATGGCCTCAAAGACCAGCTTGCTCAGGATAAGGTCAAAGAAGTGGCCATTTTGAATTATCAGAATCCTCTGTTCAAGGAAAAGCTTACCGGTACGATCAAACATTACGATGTCTTTGACGATGGCAGAATCACTATGGGTGTTTCTCTGTCCTAA
- a CDS encoding response regulator: protein MGIREMSNIIEMTSENKERHFEISGDKSENEKPENLILIVDDCRIANDSVAKMVSRLGYPTAVAFDGSEGFCKAKALDPALVLMDVAMPVMDGFTACKAIKKWAGNRHIPVVFISGFTDPEERLGALEAGGDDYIDKPIRPEDLQFRIQTQFRIIELTRNLRNMNQNLENLVERKSRALVQTERRLHQAEKASTIRTLLAGIAEELRNPVIVIGGRAQMMREKGGLDDWHIKSLSHIETEIANAVGIIDNLKKVVQPRVDSPSLVDINEMISGMTRNFRYLTTWKVIDFHTKLEAEGRIKANASDIEQVVYNIVTNAVDAIPEKGQVCIRTCDETACRCIAVEDNGLGMSEETRRKIFDPFFTTKEAGKGAGLGMSIVFRIIRSHHATIIVESEENRGTKVIIKFPKI from the coding sequence TTGGGTATAAGAGAAATGAGCAACATAATCGAAATGACATCAGAGAACAAGGAACGACATTTTGAAATTTCGGGGGATAAATCGGAAAATGAAAAACCGGAAAATCTGATATTGATTGTTGATGATTGCCGTATTGCAAATGATTCCGTTGCAAAGATGGTGTCTCGGCTCGGCTATCCGACTGCTGTTGCATTTGACGGCAGTGAGGGGTTTTGCAAGGCAAAGGCACTCGATCCCGCGCTTGTGTTGATGGATGTTGCGATGCCGGTTATGGACGGGTTTACTGCGTGCAAGGCGATCAAGAAGTGGGCGGGAAACCGACATATTCCGGTTGTTTTTATCTCGGGGTTTACCGATCCCGAGGAGCGCCTGGGTGCGCTTGAGGCCGGAGGAGACGATTATATTGATAAACCGATTCGGCCGGAAGATTTGCAATTCAGAATTCAGACCCAGTTCAGGATCATCGAACTGACCCGAAATCTCCGGAATATGAATCAGAACCTCGAAAATCTGGTGGAGCGGAAATCCCGGGCCCTGGTTCAAACCGAGCGACGGCTGCATCAAGCCGAAAAGGCGAGTACGATCAGGACGCTTTTAGCCGGCATCGCAGAGGAATTGCGCAATCCGGTTATTGTTATCGGCGGACGTGCTCAGATGATGCGGGAGAAGGGGGGACTCGATGACTGGCATATAAAATCGCTCTCCCATATCGAAACCGAAATCGCCAATGCGGTGGGTATTATCGACAATCTTAAAAAAGTTGTGCAGCCGAGAGTCGATTCGCCCAGCCTTGTGGATATCAATGAGATGATTTCAGGCATGACCAGGAATTTCCGATACCTGACTACCTGGAAAGTTATCGATTTCCACACTAAACTGGAGGCGGAGGGACGGATAAAGGCAAATGCATCTGATATCGAGCAGGTCGTGTATAATATTGTTACCAATGCGGTTGATGCCATACCCGAGAAGGGGCAGGTGTGTATTCGCACCTGTGATGAAACTGCCTGCCGTTGTATTGCCGTTGAAGACAATGGGCTGGGCATGAGCGAGGAGACACGGCGGAAAATATTCGATCCTTTCTTTACCACCAAGGAGGCCGGGAAAGGAGCCGGGCTGGGCATGAGCATTGTTTTCAGAATTATCCGCAGTCATCACGCAACAATCATAGTAGAATCCGAAGAGAACAGAGGTACAAAGGTTATCATCAAATTCCCGAAAATTTAA
- a CDS encoding RsmE family RNA methyltransferase, with protein sequence MKIDRPFHHLFYSEHIQGDEILLSSEETRHMHSVLRNREDDRIYITDGRGGIYETRLVETGRQGARAEVLNKREYAAPEKHLHCYVGIPDKDHFEAMVESLSALGVTSIIPVGCEYCQKRWWGSGWEKHVVRLRKKMVAGIKQALTPRLPELSGPVDFKDINIDNNDLILTADMAGESIYHKKGEIETAERIAACVGPPGGFSPEELSILREHNARCVSISSNRLRTELAAIVLCASIRQIA encoded by the coding sequence ATGAAGATCGACCGGCCGTTTCATCATCTTTTTTATTCGGAGCATATTCAGGGCGATGAGATTCTTCTTTCTTCCGAGGAGACTCGTCATATGCATTCGGTGCTCAGGAACCGGGAGGACGACCGTATCTATATTACCGACGGCCGGGGGGGGATCTACGAAACCCGGTTGGTGGAAACGGGAAGGCAGGGCGCCAGGGCTGAGGTGCTGAACAAAAGGGAGTATGCAGCCCCTGAAAAACACCTTCATTGCTATGTGGGGATTCCCGACAAGGACCATTTCGAGGCAATGGTGGAGAGTCTTTCGGCCCTGGGGGTTACTTCGATTATCCCGGTTGGGTGCGAATATTGTCAGAAGAGATGGTGGGGCAGCGGATGGGAGAAGCATGTGGTACGGTTACGGAAAAAGATGGTCGCCGGAATCAAGCAGGCACTTACCCCCCGGCTTCCCGAACTTTCCGGACCGGTTGATTTCAAAGATATAAATATCGACAATAATGATCTGATCCTCACGGCCGATATGGCGGGTGAATCGATTTACCACAAGAAGGGGGAGATCGAGACCGCAGAGCGTATTGCCGCCTGTGTGGGGCCTCCCGGTGGCTTTTCTCCGGAGGAACTCTCGATTCTCAGGGAGCATAACGCCCGTTGTGTCTCGATATCATCGAACAGGCTCCGCACCGAACTTGCCGCAATCGTTCTCTGTGCATCGATACGGCAGATTGCTTGA